A genome region from Nocardiopsis exhalans includes the following:
- the fahA gene encoding fumarylacetoacetase, translating to MPDSWLDIAPDAQFGPATLPYGVFSTGDDPTTRPGVAIGDQVLELGAAARALDAPFADTVSGPDLDALLAAGRPVWDQVRAAVTAWLTDPAHEAAVRPHLVERASVTLHLPFTVADYVDFYASEHHATNVGRIFRPEQEPLTPNWKHLPIGYHGRSGTVVVSGTDIVRPTGQRKPPTEPVPVFGPSARLDIEAEVGFVVGTPSPMGERVAVDDFADHVFGVFLLNDWSSRDLQAWEYVPLGPFLGKSFATSISPWIVPVSALESARVEQPAQDPEPLPYLKGSQPWGLDLRLEVRLNGHLISNPPFSQMYWTAAQQLAHMTVNGASLRTGDVYASGTVSGPEVAQRGCFLELTWSGKEPLRLPDGTERAFLEDGDEVTITATAPGPEGTRIDFGEVTGRILPAR from the coding sequence ATGCCCGACAGCTGGCTCGACATCGCCCCGGACGCGCAGTTCGGCCCGGCCACCCTGCCCTACGGTGTGTTCTCCACCGGGGACGACCCCACCACCCGCCCGGGTGTGGCGATCGGCGACCAGGTGCTGGAGCTGGGCGCGGCCGCCCGCGCCCTCGACGCGCCCTTCGCCGACACCGTCTCCGGGCCCGACCTGGACGCCCTCCTGGCCGCCGGACGCCCGGTCTGGGACCAGGTCCGCGCGGCGGTCACCGCCTGGCTCACCGACCCCGCCCACGAGGCCGCCGTACGTCCGCACCTGGTGGAGCGCGCCTCGGTGACGCTGCACCTGCCGTTCACCGTCGCCGACTACGTGGACTTCTACGCCTCGGAGCACCACGCCACCAACGTGGGCCGCATCTTCCGCCCCGAGCAGGAGCCGCTCACCCCCAACTGGAAGCACCTGCCCATCGGCTACCACGGCCGCTCGGGCACCGTCGTGGTCTCGGGCACCGACATCGTCCGCCCCACCGGCCAGCGCAAGCCCCCGACCGAACCCGTCCCGGTGTTCGGCCCCTCGGCCCGCCTGGACATCGAGGCCGAGGTCGGCTTCGTCGTCGGCACGCCCAGCCCGATGGGCGAGCGCGTGGCGGTGGACGACTTCGCCGACCACGTGTTCGGCGTGTTCCTGCTCAACGACTGGTCCTCGCGCGACCTCCAGGCCTGGGAGTACGTGCCGCTGGGTCCGTTCCTGGGCAAGTCGTTCGCCACCTCGATCTCCCCGTGGATCGTCCCGGTCAGCGCCCTGGAGTCGGCCCGCGTCGAACAGCCCGCCCAGGACCCCGAACCGCTGCCCTACCTCAAGGGTTCACAGCCCTGGGGCCTGGACCTGCGCCTGGAGGTGCGGCTCAACGGTCACCTGATCTCCAACCCGCCCTTCTCCCAGATGTACTGGACCGCGGCGCAGCAGCTCGCGCACATGACCGTCAACGGCGCCTCCCTGCGCACCGGTGACGTGTACGCCTCCGGTACCGTCAGCGGCCCCGAGGTCGCCCAGCGCGGTTGCTTCCTGGAGCTCACCTGGTCCGGCAAGGAGCCGCTCCGACTGCCCGACGGCACCGAGCGCGCCTTCCTGGAGGACGGCGACGAGGTCACCATCACCGCCACCGCCCCGGGCCCCGAGGGCACCCGGATCGACTTCGGCGAGGTCACCGGCCGCATCCTGCCCGCGCGGTAG
- a CDS encoding homogentisate 1,2-dioxygenase, whose translation MAYYRKVGEVPRTRHTQHHNPDGGLYYEELMGEEGFSADSSLLYHRAIPSAIVDAAEWEVPDQSLKRNAPMVPRHLKLHDLFQGQDWKAADVVESRRLVLGNGDVRISYVVAGVPSQLYRNGIGDECVYIESGTARVETVFGALDVGRGDYVILPRATTHRWVPTGDEPLRAYVVEANSHIAPPKRYLSRYGQLLEHAPYCERDLRGPSEPLLVEGRNVDVLIKHRGDGPGGISGTRYTYPTHPFDVVGWDGCLYPYVFNVDDFQPITGRIHQPPPVHQVFEGHNFVICNFVPRKVDYHPESIPVPYYHSNVDSDEVMFYCGGDYEARKGSGIGQGSISLHPGGHSHGPQPGAYERSVGVQSFDELAVMVDTFRPLDLGEGGTAVDDGSYAWTWAKGQREQREQGKG comes from the coding sequence ATGGCGTACTACCGCAAGGTCGGCGAGGTGCCCCGCACCCGCCACACCCAGCACCACAACCCCGACGGCGGCCTGTACTACGAGGAGCTGATGGGGGAGGAGGGCTTCTCCGCGGACTCCTCGCTCCTGTACCACCGCGCCATCCCCTCGGCCATCGTCGACGCCGCCGAGTGGGAGGTCCCCGACCAGTCCCTGAAGCGCAACGCCCCGATGGTGCCCCGTCACCTCAAGCTGCACGACCTCTTCCAGGGCCAGGACTGGAAGGCAGCCGACGTCGTCGAGTCCCGCCGCCTCGTCCTGGGCAACGGCGACGTGCGCATCTCCTACGTGGTCGCCGGAGTCCCCTCGCAGCTGTACCGCAACGGCATCGGCGACGAGTGCGTCTACATCGAGTCCGGGACCGCCCGGGTGGAGACGGTGTTCGGCGCCCTGGACGTCGGCCGCGGCGACTACGTCATTCTGCCGCGCGCCACCACCCACCGCTGGGTGCCCACCGGCGACGAGCCGCTGCGCGCCTACGTGGTCGAGGCCAACAGCCACATCGCCCCGCCCAAGCGCTACCTCTCCCGCTACGGCCAGCTCCTGGAGCACGCCCCCTACTGCGAGCGCGACCTGCGCGGACCCTCCGAGCCGCTGCTCGTCGAGGGCCGGAACGTGGACGTGCTCATCAAGCACCGCGGCGACGGCCCCGGCGGGATCTCCGGCACCCGCTACACCTACCCCACGCACCCCTTCGACGTGGTGGGCTGGGACGGCTGCCTGTACCCGTACGTGTTCAACGTCGACGACTTCCAACCCATCACCGGACGCATCCACCAGCCGCCGCCCGTCCACCAGGTGTTCGAGGGCCACAACTTCGTCATCTGCAACTTCGTGCCGCGCAAGGTGGACTACCACCCCGAGTCCATCCCAGTGCCCTACTACCACTCCAACGTGGACTCCGACGAGGTCATGTTCTACTGCGGCGGCGACTACGAGGCCCGCAAGGGTTCGGGGATCGGGCAGGGCTCCATCTCCCTGCACCCCGGCGGCCACTCGCACGGCCCCCAGCCCGGCGCATACGAGCGCAGCGTGGGCGTGCAGTCCTTCGACGAGCTCGCCGTCATGGTCGACACCTTCCGCCCGCTGGACCTGGGGGAGGGCGGCACCGCCGTGGACGACGGCAGCTATGCCTGGACCTGGGCCAAGGGCCAGCGTGAGCAGCGGGAACAGGGGAAGGGGTAA
- a CDS encoding FAD-dependent monooxygenase: MRPPAPRTPADTDTDPVLVLGAGPVGQTAALLLARRGVPVLVVDGRPERDAVGSKAICQQRDVLDVWDWLGGGRIIAEGLTWDTARTFYQGHELFSVRLPDPGASSLPSFVNISQSRTEEVLDDLLEQAGVQINWGHEVTGIDQDADGVTVECATADGPVRLRGSHALSCMGAHGGVVRKALGLSFSGTSFDDRFLICDIRADLGDWERERRFYFDPEWNPGRQVLIHPCPDSVFRIDWQVPSDFDLEAEESSGRLDARIRQIIGDTPYEIVWHSVYRFHTRVTDRMRCGRILLAGDNAHLVAPFGARGLNSGVQDAENAAWKLAYVRDGWAGEELLESYHTERHAAALENADVTSATMRFLVPQDEAARERRISVLKQAVTDADAHPNVDSGRLAEPFWYTESALTTACPERPFGGRPPRGQAPAPCPGVILPDAPVTVAERPEIKRLRPLLREGLTLLLGSGEGVAGEGAGSGGDPADREALRAVVHATATGATPAPVTTLHLDDIDTTGALRRALATEPGQVWLVRPDAHVAAVVTGTDPEAVRAAVRTALGHPASDTADTEDTVPA, translated from the coding sequence ATGCGCCCCCCAGCGCCCCGCACCCCGGCTGACACCGACACCGACCCAGTCCTGGTGCTCGGCGCGGGCCCGGTCGGCCAGACCGCCGCCCTGCTGCTGGCCCGCCGTGGGGTCCCCGTACTGGTCGTCGACGGCCGCCCCGAACGCGACGCCGTCGGCTCCAAGGCCATCTGCCAGCAGCGCGACGTCCTCGACGTCTGGGACTGGCTCGGCGGCGGCCGCATCATCGCCGAAGGGCTGACCTGGGACACCGCCCGCACCTTCTACCAGGGGCACGAGCTGTTCAGCGTGCGCCTGCCCGACCCGGGTGCCTCCTCCCTTCCCTCCTTCGTCAACATCTCCCAGTCCCGCACCGAGGAGGTCCTCGACGACCTCCTCGAACAGGCCGGGGTCCAGATCAACTGGGGCCACGAGGTCACCGGTATCGACCAGGACGCCGACGGGGTCACCGTCGAGTGCGCGACCGCCGACGGGCCGGTGCGCCTGCGCGGCTCCCACGCACTGTCCTGCATGGGTGCCCACGGCGGGGTGGTCCGCAAGGCCCTGGGCCTTTCCTTCTCCGGCACCAGCTTCGACGACCGCTTCCTCATCTGCGACATCCGCGCCGACCTCGGCGACTGGGAACGCGAACGCCGCTTCTACTTCGACCCCGAGTGGAACCCCGGCCGCCAGGTCCTCATCCACCCCTGCCCCGACTCGGTCTTTCGCATCGACTGGCAGGTGCCCTCCGACTTCGACCTCGAAGCCGAGGAGTCCAGCGGCCGCCTGGACGCCCGCATCCGCCAGATCATCGGCGACACCCCCTACGAGATCGTGTGGCACTCGGTGTACCGCTTCCACACCCGTGTCACCGACCGCATGCGCTGCGGGCGCATCCTGCTCGCCGGGGACAACGCCCACCTGGTCGCGCCCTTCGGCGCCCGCGGCCTCAACTCCGGGGTCCAGGACGCCGAGAACGCCGCCTGGAAGCTCGCCTACGTCCGCGACGGCTGGGCGGGGGAGGAGCTCTTGGAGAGCTACCACACCGAACGCCACGCGGCCGCCCTGGAGAACGCCGACGTCACCAGCGCCACCATGCGCTTCCTCGTGCCCCAGGACGAGGCCGCCCGCGAGCGGCGGATCAGTGTGCTGAAGCAGGCCGTCACCGACGCCGACGCACACCCGAACGTGGACTCCGGGCGGCTGGCCGAGCCGTTCTGGTACACCGAATCCGCACTGACCACCGCCTGCCCCGAACGCCCCTTCGGCGGTCGGCCCCCGCGCGGCCAGGCGCCCGCGCCCTGCCCCGGCGTGATTCTGCCCGACGCCCCCGTCACCGTGGCCGAACGGCCTGAAATCAAGCGCCTGCGGCCGCTGCTGCGGGAAGGGCTCACTCTGCTGCTGGGTTCCGGCGAAGGCGTGGCCGGGGAAGGAGCGGGCAGTGGCGGGGACCCGGCCGACCGGGAGGCCCTGCGCGCCGTCGTGCACGCCACCGCCACCGGAGCCACCCCGGCCCCGGTCACCACGCTGCACCTCGACGACATCGACACCACCGGAGCCCTGCGCCGCGCCCTGGCCACCGAACCCGGCCAGGTCTGGCTGGTACGCCCCGACGCCCACGTCGCCGCGGTCGTCACCGGCACCGACCCCGAAGCCGTCCGGGCAGCGGTCCGCACCGCCCTGGGCCACCCGGCCAGCGACACCGCGGACACCGAGGACACCGTTCCGGCCTGA
- a CDS encoding MBL fold metallo-hydrolase has product MAAKPFASSADTEVKEQTLEVLADGVYALTAEGDPNVGAIEGEDFVVAFEALATPTAAKEWLAKLREHTDKPIRYLVLSHYHAVRVLGASAFDATVILTHEKTHELIRERGKEDWASEFGRMPRLAKDADSVPGLTWPTQTFADRTTIDLGGDRGELVLEYFGRGHTEGDIVAWLPKQKILFAGDLVEAQAALYTGDAFHKDWAGATLDSVKALQAEMLVGGRGAVSRGREEVDAAIEQTRNFLDVMIREVGAVHERGGTLKEAFTATHAALVDDYGHWPIFEHCLPFDVSRLWDEFRGIERPVIWTAERDREVWDQLQG; this is encoded by the coding sequence ATGGCAGCCAAGCCGTTCGCCTCATCCGCCGACACCGAGGTCAAGGAGCAGACCCTGGAGGTCCTGGCCGACGGCGTCTACGCCCTCACCGCCGAGGGCGACCCCAACGTGGGCGCCATCGAGGGCGAGGACTTCGTGGTGGCCTTCGAAGCCCTGGCCACCCCCACCGCAGCCAAGGAGTGGCTGGCCAAGCTCCGCGAGCACACCGACAAGCCCATCCGCTACCTGGTGCTCTCGCACTACCACGCGGTCCGCGTCCTGGGCGCCAGCGCCTTCGACGCCACCGTCATCCTCACCCACGAGAAGACCCACGAGCTCATCCGCGAGCGCGGCAAGGAGGACTGGGCCAGCGAGTTCGGCCGCATGCCCCGCCTGGCCAAGGACGCCGACTCCGTCCCCGGCCTGACCTGGCCCACCCAGACCTTCGCCGACCGCACCACCATCGACCTCGGCGGCGACCGCGGCGAACTGGTCCTGGAGTACTTCGGCCGCGGCCACACCGAGGGCGACATCGTCGCCTGGCTGCCCAAGCAGAAGATCCTCTTCGCCGGTGACCTCGTCGAGGCCCAGGCCGCCCTCTACACCGGCGACGCCTTCCACAAGGACTGGGCCGGGGCCACCCTCGACAGCGTCAAGGCCCTCCAGGCCGAAATGCTCGTCGGCGGCCGCGGCGCCGTCAGCCGGGGCCGCGAGGAGGTCGACGCCGCCATCGAGCAGACCCGTAACTTCCTCGACGTGATGATCCGCGAGGTCGGCGCCGTCCACGAGCGCGGCGGCACCCTCAAGGAGGCCTTCACCGCCACCCACGCCGCCCTGGTCGACGACTACGGCCACTGGCCGATCTTCGAGCACTGCCTGCCCTTCGACGTCTCGCGGCTGTGGGACGAGTTCCGCGGCATCGAGCGCCCGGTCATCTGGACCGCCGAGCGCGACCGCGAGGTCTGGGACCAGCTCCAGGGCTGA
- a CDS encoding MarR family winged helix-turn-helix transcriptional regulator has product MTHNTAPPDELTFWSFVDYAVHKAEKELPSVNAEAMRMVLTLNRATSMVIYDLESSVHRPRGWTWPGFRVLFALWLAGPMEAKTTAEISGMSRAALSALLNTLERDGLLSRERATHDRRALQLSLTEAGYGAILGVFRAHNRRESAWAEALEPEERLELVRLLNKLMAGSTDAQAKFRS; this is encoded by the coding sequence GTGACTCACAACACCGCACCCCCTGACGAACTCACCTTCTGGTCATTCGTGGACTACGCGGTGCACAAGGCCGAGAAGGAGCTCCCCTCGGTCAACGCCGAGGCCATGCGCATGGTCCTCACCCTCAACCGGGCGACCAGCATGGTCATCTACGACCTGGAGTCCTCCGTTCACCGCCCCCGGGGCTGGACCTGGCCGGGGTTCCGTGTGCTCTTCGCGCTCTGGCTGGCCGGCCCCATGGAGGCCAAGACCACCGCCGAGATATCCGGCATGAGCCGCGCCGCACTGTCCGCCCTGCTCAACACCCTCGAACGCGACGGACTACTCAGCCGCGAACGCGCCACGCACGACCGACGGGCCCTCCAGCTCAGCCTCACCGAAGCCGGATACGGGGCGATCCTGGGCGTGTTCCGCGCCCACAACCGACGCGAGAGCGCCTGGGCCGAGGCCCTCGAACCCGAGGAGCGCCTCGAACTGGTCCGTCTGCTCAACAAGCTGATGGCCGGGTCCACCGACGCCCAGGCCAAGTTCCGCAGCTAG
- a CDS encoding aminotransferase class V-fold PLP-dependent enzyme, translated as MDRTGRARLREAQSQFSSENTYLNTATHGLIPHTARLALDRNTHEVATGGFCPGAVDSVVDAARTAYARLVGVTADRVAVGTHTSQFVGTVAATLPPGSEVLLAEGEFTSIAFPLMNRLEHGVRVREVPLDRLPDEVGPTTTLVAVAAVQSATGQIAPIEELRSACADHGARLLLDTSQSAGWLSTPLDGVDYIVCSTYKWLLGPRGGAFLTGTDEALAELSPLAPGWFAGADLWDSLYGGPLRLAEGTRRLDLAPVWSAWIGLAPALDLLNEVGVATVHEHDAALADRFRNAMGLAETGSAIVSLPVPGGTAERLAESGVAAAVRDGRLRVGFHLYNTEEDVDHLVKALSENR; from the coding sequence ATGGACCGCACCGGACGCGCCCGCCTGCGCGAAGCACAGAGCCAGTTCTCATCCGAGAACACCTACCTCAACACCGCCACCCACGGGCTGATCCCGCACACCGCCCGACTGGCCCTGGACCGGAACACCCATGAGGTGGCCACCGGCGGGTTCTGCCCCGGCGCCGTCGACAGCGTCGTCGACGCCGCCCGGACCGCCTACGCCCGCCTGGTCGGGGTCACCGCCGACCGGGTCGCCGTGGGCACCCACACCTCGCAGTTCGTCGGCACGGTCGCCGCGACCCTGCCGCCGGGGTCGGAGGTCCTGCTCGCCGAGGGCGAGTTCACCTCGATCGCCTTCCCGTTGATGAACCGGCTGGAGCACGGGGTCCGGGTCCGCGAGGTCCCCCTGGACCGCCTGCCCGACGAGGTCGGACCGACCACCACCCTGGTCGCGGTCGCCGCCGTCCAGTCGGCCACCGGCCAGATCGCCCCGATCGAAGAGCTGCGCAGCGCCTGCGCCGACCACGGCGCCCGACTCCTGCTCGACACCAGCCAGTCGGCGGGCTGGCTCTCCACCCCACTCGACGGTGTGGACTACATCGTGTGCAGTACGTACAAGTGGCTGCTGGGCCCCCGGGGAGGGGCCTTCCTCACCGGGACCGACGAAGCCCTCGCCGAACTCTCACCCCTGGCCCCCGGCTGGTTCGCGGGCGCCGACCTGTGGGACTCGCTCTACGGCGGACCGCTACGCCTGGCTGAGGGAACCCGCCGCCTGGACCTGGCCCCGGTGTGGTCGGCGTGGATCGGCCTGGCCCCCGCCCTGGACCTGCTGAACGAGGTCGGGGTGGCGACCGTCCACGAACACGACGCCGCCCTGGCCGACCGGTTCCGGAACGCGATGGGGCTGGCGGAGACGGGCTCGGCGATCGTGTCCCTCCCGGTGCCTGGGGGAACCGCCGAACGCCTCGCGGAGTCGGGCGTCGCCGCCGCCGTCCGAGACGGGCGGCTGCGGGTGGGCTTCCACCTGTACAACACCGAGGAGGACGTGGACCACCTGGTCAAGGCACTGTCCGAGAACAGGTGA
- a CDS encoding nitroreductase family deazaflavin-dependent oxidoreductase, which translates to MTTSSILPGEYVPSPSKFVRDQVEQYERSGGREANTLMDTGMPVVILTTRGRSSGKVRKSALMRVEHDGEYAVIGSQGGAPSDPAWVGNLRAAPDEVALQDGPEPFAARAREVEGEERQRWWDRAVAAYPPYADYQEKTDRLIPVFVISPAS; encoded by the coding sequence ATGACCACGAGTAGCATCCTGCCGGGCGAGTACGTGCCGAGCCCGTCGAAGTTCGTCCGCGACCAGGTAGAACAGTACGAGCGCAGCGGCGGTCGCGAGGCCAACACCCTCATGGACACCGGCATGCCGGTCGTCATCCTCACCACGCGCGGCCGCAGCAGCGGCAAGGTCCGCAAGTCCGCCCTCATGCGGGTCGAGCACGACGGCGAGTACGCGGTGATCGGTTCCCAGGGCGGCGCGCCCTCGGACCCCGCCTGGGTGGGCAACCTGCGCGCGGCCCCCGACGAGGTCGCCCTCCAGGACGGCCCCGAACCCTTCGCCGCCCGCGCCCGCGAGGTGGAGGGCGAGGAGCGCCAGCGCTGGTGGGACCGGGCGGTGGCGGCCTACCCGCCCTACGCCGACTACCAGGAGAAGACCGACCGGCTCATCCCCGTCTTCGTCATCTCCCCGGCGTCCTGA
- a CDS encoding GNAT family N-acetyltransferase, which translates to MTDQRPEWKVTGTDRDGYAAVAPVLHESLLFPGDPASFLERWRPLMDAQGYERVLVAWDGEQAVGSTNAFPFEMTLPGGPRPVAGVTAVGVWPTRRRQGVLSALMRRQLADTRDRGEKVAALWASEGGIYGRFGYGAASIQHRVSVDRPQDILSSEVPRDPSLTTVLAPPQEARADLARVHRAVAPTRPGDYQRDESWWDRLLRDDAQTRGESGPLRAVVVHDARTPVGYALYRSHRVPVADGNLRGVLDVREVAATAPAARAAVYEHLFTRDLVIRVNFEHLPVDDPLWTLAADPMRLEARPRVALWIRLVDLPGALAERSYAAPVDVVIEVTDRHAPWNQGRWRLRADRSGATCEPALDAPDLSLDAAHLGAAFLGQFTVGAKVAAGTVTEHAPGAADLLDTALRVPRAPLCGVIF; encoded by the coding sequence ATGACCGATCAGCGCCCCGAATGGAAGGTGACCGGGACCGACCGGGACGGGTACGCCGCCGTCGCCCCGGTCCTCCACGAGAGCCTGCTGTTTCCCGGCGACCCCGCCTCCTTCCTGGAGCGGTGGCGGCCCCTGATGGACGCCCAGGGGTACGAGCGCGTCCTGGTGGCCTGGGACGGAGAGCAGGCGGTGGGCAGCACCAACGCCTTCCCCTTCGAGATGACCCTGCCCGGCGGGCCGCGCCCGGTGGCGGGGGTGACCGCGGTCGGGGTGTGGCCCACCCGCCGTCGTCAGGGGGTCCTCAGCGCCCTGATGCGCCGCCAGCTCGCGGACACGCGTGACCGGGGTGAGAAGGTGGCGGCGCTGTGGGCCTCCGAGGGCGGTATCTACGGGCGGTTCGGCTACGGCGCCGCTTCGATCCAGCACCGGGTGAGCGTGGACCGTCCACAGGACATCCTGTCCTCGGAGGTGCCGCGCGACCCCTCGCTCACCACGGTGCTCGCCCCGCCTCAGGAGGCCCGGGCGGACCTGGCCCGGGTACACCGGGCCGTCGCCCCGACCCGGCCCGGTGACTACCAGCGCGACGAGTCCTGGTGGGACCGGCTGTTGCGGGACGATGCCCAGACCCGTGGGGAGTCCGGGCCGCTCAGGGCGGTGGTCGTCCACGACGCCCGCACACCGGTGGGCTACGCCCTGTACCGGAGCCACCGGGTCCCGGTGGCGGACGGCAACCTGCGCGGGGTCCTGGACGTCCGCGAGGTGGCCGCGACCGCCCCGGCCGCCCGGGCCGCCGTCTACGAGCACCTGTTCACCCGCGACCTGGTCATCCGGGTCAACTTCGAGCACCTTCCGGTGGACGACCCGCTCTGGACGTTGGCCGCCGACCCCATGCGCCTGGAGGCAAGGCCGCGCGTCGCGCTGTGGATCCGCCTGGTGGACCTGCCCGGTGCTCTGGCCGAGCGTTCCTACGCGGCCCCGGTGGACGTGGTGATCGAGGTGACCGACCGGCACGCGCCATGGAACCAGGGCCGTTGGCGGCTGCGCGCGGACCGCTCCGGTGCCACCTGCGAGCCCGCCTTGGACGCCCCGGACCTGTCCCTGGACGCCGCCCACCTGGGGGCGGCCTTCCTGGGCCAGTTCACGGTCGGTGCCAAGGTGGCGGCCGGAACGGTCACCGAACACGCCCCGGGCGCCGCCGACCTGCTCGACACCGCGCTGCGTGTGCCCCGCGCGCCCCTGTGCGGGGTGATCTTCTGA
- a CDS encoding GNAT family N-acetyltransferase codes for MSQAEQPEQAATAPKGFAERGWVLRAGGKDDFRAVVEVVGEALVVTDDRQTSFERLTPILAEDGFERLLLVAETDWPGQVTGAEDERVIGGERVIGSVNAFSFEMTVPGGTQAAAGVTGVGVWPTRRRQGILTALMRRQLSDIHRRGEKIAILWASEGTIYGRYGYAPATDEYGTTLEGTHARLRPDAPRDPALTVELLRASRVRADLEPVFATVAAEQSGRLQRSPAFWDRTLRDTPESRDGKSYLKAAVAYGPDGPVGYALYRTLNKWVDANPASEVHVEEMVAAAPEARTALYEHLFSRDLVTRLVFEATAEDDPLQYLIADPRRLVTKYDDSLWLRLVDVPGALVERSYAAPVDVVIEVTDRHALWNEGRWRLRADGSGATCEATSEAADVSLDVSHLGAVYLGANTLTGFLRNGLLIEQTPGAVAALDTALFRPEAPFCGQGF; via the coding sequence ATGAGTCAGGCCGAACAGCCGGAGCAGGCGGCGACGGCGCCGAAGGGGTTCGCCGAACGCGGTTGGGTACTCCGGGCAGGAGGTAAGGACGACTTCCGCGCGGTCGTCGAGGTCGTCGGTGAGGCCCTCGTGGTCACGGACGACCGTCAGACCTCCTTCGAACGCCTCACGCCGATCCTGGCCGAGGACGGCTTCGAACGGCTGCTGCTGGTCGCCGAGACGGACTGGCCAGGCCAGGTCACGGGGGCTGAGGACGAGCGCGTCATCGGCGGTGAACGCGTCATCGGCTCCGTCAACGCCTTCTCCTTCGAGATGACGGTTCCGGGAGGTACCCAGGCCGCCGCCGGGGTGACCGGGGTCGGGGTGTGGCCCACCCGTCGTCGCCAGGGGATTCTCACCGCCCTGATGCGTCGCCAGCTCTCCGACATCCACCGGCGCGGCGAGAAGATCGCCATCCTGTGGGCCTCCGAGGGCACCATCTACGGCCGCTACGGTTACGCGCCAGCCACCGACGAGTACGGGACCACCCTTGAGGGCACCCACGCCCGGCTGCGCCCCGACGCGCCCCGCGACCCAGCTCTGACCGTCGAACTCCTGCGGGCCTCCCGGGTCCGCGCCGACCTGGAACCGGTCTTCGCCACCGTCGCCGCGGAGCAGAGCGGCCGTCTCCAGCGCTCCCCGGCCTTCTGGGACCGCACCCTGCGCGACACCCCGGAGTCCCGTGACGGCAAGAGCTACCTCAAGGCGGCCGTGGCCTACGGCCCCGACGGGCCGGTGGGATACGCCCTGTACCGGACCCTGAACAAATGGGTGGACGCCAACCCCGCCTCCGAGGTGCACGTGGAGGAGATGGTCGCCGCAGCCCCGGAAGCCAGGACCGCCCTGTACGAGCACCTGTTCAGCCGCGACCTCGTCACCCGGCTGGTCTTCGAGGCCACCGCCGAGGACGACCCCCTTCAGTACCTGATCGCTGACCCCCGTCGCCTGGTCACCAAGTACGACGACTCCCTGTGGCTGCGCCTGGTGGACGTGCCCGGAGCTCTGGTCGAGCGTTCCTACGCGGCCCCGGTGGACGTGGTGATCGAGGTGACCGACCGGCACGCGCTGTGGAACGAGGGCCGTTGGCGGCTGCGCGCGGACGGTTCGGGCGCGACCTGCGAGGCCACCTCGGAGGCCGCCGACGTGTCCCTGGACGTGTCCCACCTGGGCGCCGTCTACCTGGGAGCGAACACCCTCACCGGTTTCCTGCGCAACGGTCTGCTCATCGAGCAAACCCCGGGCGCGGTGGCGGCCCTGGACACCGCTCTCTTCCGCCCCGAGGCGCCCTTCTGCGGCCAGGGTTTCTAG